Proteins from a single region of Shinella zoogloeoides:
- a CDS encoding bifunctional 5-dehydro-2-deoxygluconokinase/5-dehydro-2-deoxyphosphogluconate aldolase encodes MPHTDQMKTLDVITIGRSSVDLYGQQLGTRLEDTASFAKSVGGCPANIAIGTARLGLKSALITRVGDEQMGRFIREQSAREGVNVEGIGTDRERLTALVLLAIESEGVSPMIFVRTDCADMALDESDVDEAFVRSSRAVLVSGTHFSRPNTEAAQRKAIRIAKESGGKVIFDIDYRPNLWGLAGHAEGFERYVKSDRVSAIMKSVLPDCDLIVGTEEEIMIASGADDVLSSLKAIRAVSSATIVLKRGAMGCIVYDGPISDDLEDGVVGQGFPIEVYNVLGAGDAFLSGFLRGWLKGEDHATSATWANACGAFAVSRLLCSPEYPSWEELQFFLKNGSRHRALRRDEAINHIHWATNRKQGDIPLLMALACDHRMQLVDVADELGVPHERIAQFKRLTVEAAARVAEGRPGYGMLIDERFGRDAFFDAATKNFSWLGRPVELPGSKPLRFEFSQDIGSQLVEWSLDHCIKCLCFYHPDDPAALKQEQQEKLRTLFEAARRVGRELLVEIIAGKNGPLKDETISTALQELYDLGIKPDWWKLEPQASPEAWRNIEAVIAKNDAWCRGIVLLGLEAPAEELVKAFEATKVAPAVKGFAVGRTIFADAARAWMAGRMDDEAAIADMAGRFRTLTDAWLKTRGL; translated from the coding sequence ATGCCCCATACCGACCAGATGAAGACGCTCGACGTCATCACCATCGGCCGCTCGTCCGTCGATCTCTATGGCCAGCAGCTCGGCACGCGGCTGGAAGACACGGCCTCCTTCGCCAAATCGGTCGGCGGCTGCCCGGCCAATATCGCCATCGGCACCGCGCGCCTCGGCCTCAAATCCGCGCTCATCACCCGCGTCGGCGATGAGCAGATGGGCCGTTTCATCCGCGAGCAATCGGCCCGCGAAGGCGTGAATGTCGAGGGCATCGGGACCGACAGGGAGCGGTTGACCGCGCTGGTGCTGCTCGCCATAGAATCCGAGGGCGTCTCGCCGATGATCTTCGTGCGTACGGATTGCGCGGACATGGCGCTCGACGAAAGCGACGTGGACGAGGCTTTCGTGCGCTCCTCGCGCGCCGTGCTCGTCTCCGGTACGCATTTCTCCCGCCCCAATACCGAGGCCGCGCAGCGCAAGGCGATCCGCATCGCCAAGGAGAGCGGCGGCAAGGTGATCTTCGACATCGACTACCGCCCGAACCTCTGGGGCCTTGCCGGCCATGCCGAAGGGTTCGAGCGCTATGTTAAGTCCGATCGTGTCTCCGCCATTATGAAATCCGTGCTGCCGGATTGCGACCTCATCGTCGGTACCGAGGAGGAGATCATGATCGCCTCCGGCGCGGACGATGTACTCTCCTCGCTGAAGGCGATCCGCGCGGTCTCCTCCGCCACCATCGTCCTGAAACGCGGCGCGATGGGCTGCATCGTCTATGACGGGCCGATCTCCGACGATCTGGAGGATGGCGTGGTCGGTCAGGGCTTTCCCATCGAGGTCTATAATGTGCTCGGCGCGGGGGATGCCTTCCTATCCGGCTTCCTGCGCGGCTGGCTGAAGGGCGAGGACCATGCGACCTCCGCCACCTGGGCCAATGCCTGCGGCGCGTTCGCCGTCTCGCGCCTGCTCTGCTCGCCGGAATATCCGAGCTGGGAGGAGCTGCAATTCTTCCTGAAGAACGGTAGCAGGCACCGGGCGCTGCGCAGGGACGAGGCGATCAACCACATCCACTGGGCGACGAACCGCAAGCAGGGCGACATTCCTCTGCTGATGGCGCTCGCCTGCGACCATCGCATGCAGCTTGTCGACGTCGCGGACGAACTCGGCGTGCCGCATGAGCGGATTGCGCAGTTCAAGCGCCTCACCGTGGAAGCGGCCGCGCGTGTCGCCGAGGGGCGGCCGGGCTATGGCATGCTGATCGACGAGCGCTTCGGCCGCGACGCCTTCTTCGACGCCGCGACAAAGAATTTCTCCTGGCTCGGACGGCCGGTCGAATTGCCGGGCTCCAAACCGCTGCGGTTCGAATTCAGCCAGGATATCGGCTCGCAGCTCGTCGAATGGTCGCTCGACCATTGTATCAAATGCCTGTGCTTCTATCACCCGGACGACCCGGCCGCGCTCAAGCAGGAGCAGCAGGAGAAGCTGCGCACGCTTTTCGAGGCCGCGCGCCGCGTGGGACGCGAACTGCTGGTCGAGATCATCGCCGGCAAGAACGGGCCGCTGAAGGACGAGACGATCTCGACGGCGTTGCAGGAACTCTACGACCTCGGCATCAAGCCGGACTGGTGGAAGCTGGAGCCGCAAGCCTCGCCCGAAGCGTGGCGGAACATCGAGGCGGTGATCGCGAAAAACGATGCCTGGTGCCGTGGTATCGTGCTGCTCGGCCTCGAAGCGCCGGCGGAGGAACTGGTCAAAGCCTTCGAGGCGACGAAGGTGGCCCCGGCGGTCAAGGGTTTTGCCGTCGGCCGCACGATCTTTGCCGATGCGGCGCGGGCGTGGATGGCCGGCCGGATGGACGACGAGGCGGCCATCGCCGACATGGCCGGCCGCTTCCGCACACTCACCGATGCATGGCTCAAGACGCGCGGGCTTTAA
- a CDS encoding MurR/RpiR family transcriptional regulator: MDSSEAAPPRGPRDFDSLRSVIIERKETMPKRLAQVAAYALSNPDEMAFGTAASIAAAADVQPSTLVRLAHHLGYEGFSDLQSVFRARLRDRTLSYEERLLSLEAGPAANSDTELLNGFLAAASQSVARLASAIDGEAFSKSVDLLARAETIYLVAKRRAYPLTAHIAYAFGKLGIRHQIIASPNGIDAEIAQFATDKDAVIAASFAPYAAESLAQAQALAGRGVPVVAITDSVFSPLAACATHWIEVAEADYAGFRSLSASMALAMALPVAIAERRRSLKRTGKTE, translated from the coding sequence ATGGACAGCAGCGAAGCGGCCCCGCCGCGCGGCCCCCGCGATTTCGACAGCCTGCGCAGCGTGATCATCGAGCGCAAGGAAACGATGCCGAAGCGGCTGGCGCAGGTGGCGGCCTATGCGCTTTCCAATCCCGACGAGATGGCTTTCGGCACCGCGGCGAGCATTGCGGCGGCGGCCGATGTGCAGCCTTCCACGCTGGTGCGCCTTGCCCATCACCTCGGCTATGAGGGCTTTTCCGATCTCCAGAGCGTTTTCCGCGCCCGGCTGCGGGATCGCACGCTTTCCTATGAGGAACGCCTGCTTTCGCTGGAGGCGGGGCCGGCGGCCAACAGCGACACGGAGCTGCTGAACGGCTTCCTTGCGGCGGCCAGCCAGTCCGTCGCGCGGCTCGCCAGTGCTATCGACGGCGAGGCCTTCTCGAAATCCGTCGACCTGCTCGCCCGCGCGGAGACCATCTATCTCGTCGCCAAGCGCCGCGCCTATCCGCTCACCGCGCATATCGCCTACGCCTTCGGCAAGCTCGGCATCCGCCACCAGATCATCGCCTCACCGAACGGCATCGATGCCGAGATCGCGCAGTTCGCGACGGACAAGGACGCCGTGATCGCCGCAAGCTTCGCGCCCTATGCCGCCGAAAGCCTGGCGCAGGCGCAGGCGCTTGCCGGACGCGGCGTGCCGGTCGTCGCCATCACCGATTCGGTCTTCTCTCCTCTCGCCGCCTGCGCCACCCACTGGATCGAGGTCGCCGAGGCCGACTATGCCGGCTTCCGCTCTCTCTCCGCCTCCATGGCGCTCGCCATGGCCCTGCCCGTCGCCATAGCGGAGCGACGCCGCAGCCTGAAGCGCACAGGCAAAACGGAATGA
- a CDS encoding caspase family protein, producing MFKRMQKRWAPVFFVSVAVVVFNAGIAEAKRVALLIGNQKYEETAQLNNPANDVELMRASFEEAGFDSVKTVFDLDRGAMVKALREFEDEAVDAEMAVVYYSGHAMEMNGVNYLIPVDAALKSDRDVEDESVAIDRVQRSLEGAKKLKLFILDACRNNPFAQSMARSIGTRAVTRGLARVEPESADTLIAFASKAGTVALDGEGKNSPFATALSKYLTEPGLDVRIALGKVRDEVVEATNREQEPFVYGSLGGAQIFLNIKEVNINITNSGNTQEVSPNGQSEAAADWQNIRDLADEDLINAFIAKHGKDPVYKMLAEKKLASLKEATEKEGQDAAGIAWEALKESTDAAALQRFIERYPDSRHRSDAEHLIAALEPKKGLSVDVASKETAASRDCFLLAGEPQSLPGFMGVNFLKIDAKRALTACAQAVNENPSDGMLVNLLGRAYDADRNYVEARRTYEKAIELGNMYALTNLAWFSIYGTDGPVDVPKGLSMFEKGATAGNSYAQASLGWIYREGYGGTRQDYNEAVKWYQQSANQGYANAMATMGWFYREGLGVSQDYVQSLAWYRKAADAGDANAMSSLGWAYQNGLGTPQDYAEAKVWYEKAANIGDSYSMASLAWLYDVGNGVKQDYVEARYWYEKAANAGSAYAMGNLSRLYDQGLGTPADAKEAVRWAAASIESGDPTKLKELKDTPGNFTVAFRQEMQNLLRERGYYSGTSDGEFGAATLAALDKLATGRNDSASLSTTTSTAGQSAVVLSGSDTEQCYELAGEPNVRPGFVGKLFAQIDYGRAIPVCEAALAANPSDNSIRNMLGRAHDAARNYPKARENYQKAADEGNLYALTNLAWYSIYGTDGAVDMAKGTRMFEQASNAGNAYAQASLGWLYREGYNGTRKDYGEAFKWYSKAAEQGYANGQATMGWFYREGLGTTRDYNLSLEWYKKGAEGGDVNAMSSVGYAYQSGLGVAVDYVEARKWYEMAAAQNDYYSMASIGWLYDAGNGVKQDYAQARDWYEKAANGGNTYAMGNLSRLYDQGLGTRANAREAARWAAASIEGGDQAKLQELKGAPANFTPQFRKEFQQLLKSRGYYDGPIDGDFGASTQNAIDRLAART from the coding sequence ATGTTCAAACGAATGCAGAAGCGCTGGGCGCCGGTCTTCTTCGTGTCTGTCGCTGTCGTTGTGTTCAACGCGGGCATCGCTGAGGCGAAACGCGTTGCGCTGCTGATCGGCAACCAGAAATACGAAGAGACGGCCCAGCTCAACAATCCTGCGAACGACGTGGAGCTGATGCGCGCCTCGTTCGAGGAGGCGGGTTTCGACAGCGTCAAGACCGTGTTCGATCTCGACCGCGGCGCCATGGTCAAGGCGCTGCGCGAATTCGAGGACGAGGCGGTGGATGCGGAAATGGCCGTCGTCTACTATTCCGGCCATGCCATGGAGATGAACGGGGTCAATTACCTCATTCCCGTCGATGCGGCGCTGAAGAGCGACCGCGACGTCGAGGACGAAAGCGTCGCCATCGACCGCGTGCAGCGCTCGCTGGAGGGTGCGAAGAAGCTGAAGCTCTTCATTCTCGACGCCTGCCGCAATAATCCCTTCGCCCAGTCGATGGCGCGTTCCATCGGCACCCGCGCCGTGACGCGCGGCCTTGCCCGCGTCGAGCCGGAATCGGCCGACACGCTGATCGCCTTCGCCTCCAAGGCCGGCACGGTGGCGCTGGACGGGGAGGGGAAGAACAGCCCCTTCGCCACCGCGCTCTCGAAATACCTGACGGAACCGGGCCTCGATGTGCGCATCGCGCTCGGCAAGGTGCGCGACGAGGTGGTGGAAGCCACCAACCGCGAGCAGGAACCCTTCGTCTACGGTTCGCTCGGCGGCGCGCAGATCTTCCTGAACATCAAGGAAGTGAACATCAACATCACCAACAGCGGCAACACGCAGGAGGTCTCGCCGAACGGCCAGTCCGAGGCGGCGGCCGATTGGCAGAACATCCGCGACCTTGCGGACGAGGACTTGATCAACGCCTTCATCGCCAAGCACGGCAAGGACCCCGTCTACAAGATGCTGGCGGAAAAGAAGCTCGCCAGCCTCAAGGAAGCCACTGAGAAGGAGGGCCAGGACGCGGCGGGCATCGCCTGGGAGGCCCTGAAGGAATCGACCGACGCGGCCGCCCTCCAGCGCTTCATCGAGCGCTATCCCGACAGCCGGCACCGCAGCGATGCCGAACATCTCATCGCCGCGCTGGAGCCGAAGAAGGGGCTCAGCGTCGATGTCGCCTCCAAGGAAACGGCCGCCTCGCGCGATTGCTTCCTTCTGGCCGGCGAGCCGCAGTCGCTGCCCGGCTTCATGGGCGTCAACTTCCTGAAGATCGACGCCAAGCGGGCGCTCACCGCCTGCGCGCAGGCCGTCAACGAGAACCCGTCCGACGGCATGCTCGTGAACCTGCTCGGCCGCGCCTACGATGCCGACCGCAACTATGTCGAAGCCCGCCGCACCTATGAGAAGGCGATCGAGCTGGGCAATATGTATGCGCTCACCAACCTTGCCTGGTTCTCGATCTACGGCACGGACGGTCCCGTCGATGTGCCGAAGGGCCTGTCGATGTTCGAGAAGGGCGCCACCGCCGGCAATTCCTATGCCCAGGCCTCGCTCGGCTGGATCTACCGCGAAGGCTACGGCGGCACGCGCCAGGACTATAACGAGGCGGTGAAGTGGTATCAGCAGTCGGCCAACCAGGGCTATGCCAATGCCATGGCGACGATGGGCTGGTTCTACCGCGAAGGCCTCGGCGTCTCGCAGGATTACGTCCAGTCGCTCGCCTGGTATCGCAAGGCGGCCGATGCCGGCGACGCCAACGCCATGTCGTCGCTCGGCTGGGCCTACCAGAATGGCCTCGGCACGCCGCAGGATTATGCGGAAGCGAAGGTCTGGTACGAGAAGGCCGCCAATATCGGCGATTCCTATTCCATGGCCTCGCTCGCCTGGCTCTATGATGTCGGCAACGGCGTGAAGCAGGACTATGTGGAGGCTCGCTACTGGTATGAGAAGGCCGCCAATGCCGGCAGCGCCTATGCCATGGGCAATCTCTCCCGTCTCTACGATCAGGGCCTCGGCACGCCGGCCGATGCGAAGGAGGCTGTCCGCTGGGCCGCCGCCAGCATCGAGAGCGGCGACCCCACCAAGCTGAAGGAGCTGAAGGACACCCCCGGCAACTTCACCGTCGCCTTCCGTCAGGAAATGCAGAATCTCCTGCGCGAGCGCGGCTATTACAGCGGCACGTCGGATGGCGAGTTCGGCGCGGCGACGCTGGCGGCGCTCGACAAGCTCGCCACTGGCCGTAACGACAGTGCATCGCTGTCGACGACGACCAGCACCGCCGGCCAGTCGGCGGTCGTCCTCAGCGGTTCGGACACCGAGCAATGCTACGAGCTTGCGGGCGAACCGAATGTGCGCCCGGGCTTCGTCGGCAAGCTCTTCGCGCAGATCGACTACGGTCGCGCGATCCCCGTTTGCGAAGCGGCGCTCGCCGCCAATCCGTCGGACAATTCGATCCGCAACATGCTGGGCCGTGCCCACGACGCCGCGCGCAACTATCCGAAGGCGCGCGAAAACTACCAGAAGGCGGCCGACGAGGGGAACCTCTACGCCCTGACGAACCTTGCCTGGTATTCGATCTATGGCACGGACGGTGCGGTCGACATGGCCAAGGGCACCCGCATGTTCGAGCAGGCCTCCAATGCCGGCAACGCCTATGCGCAGGCCTCGCTCGGCTGGCTCTATCGTGAGGGCTATAACGGCACGCGCAAGGACTATGGCGAGGCCTTCAAGTGGTACAGCAAGGCGGCCGAGCAGGGCTATGCCAACGGCCAGGCCACGATGGGCTGGTTCTACCGCGAGGGTCTGGGCACGACGCGCGACTACAATCTCTCGCTCGAATGGTACAAGAAGGGCGCGGAGGGCGGCGACGTCAACGCCATGTCCTCGGTCGGCTACGCCTACCAGTCCGGCCTCGGCGTCGCGGTCGATTATGTCGAGGCGCGCAAATGGTACGAGATGGCCGCCGCGCAGAACGACTACTATTCGATGGCCTCCATCGGCTGGCTTTACGATGCCGGCAACGGCGTGAAGCAGGACTATGCGCAGGCCCGCGACTGGTATGAGAAGGCGGCCAATGGCGGCAACACCTACGCCATGGGCAATCTCTCGCGCCTCTACGATCAGGGCCTTGGCACCCGCGCCAACGCCCGGGAGGCCGCCCGCTGGGCCGCCGCCAGCATCGAGGGCGGCGATCAGGCCAAGCTGCAGGAACTCAAGGGCGCGCCGGCAAACTTTACGCCGCAGTTCCGCAAGGAATTCCAGCAGCTCCTGAAGTCCCGCGGCTACTACGACGGCCCCATCGACGGAGACTTCGGCGCCTCGACCCAAAACGCCATAGACCGTCTCGCCGCCCGCACCTGA
- a CDS encoding NAD(P)H-dependent oxidoreductase, producing the protein MARRRILIIDGHPDADPARFVHVQASAYAEGGAGHDIQTVRIADLDFPVLRDPKAWMEQPAPASIAAAQKQIEWAEHLVILYPLWLGDMPALLKAFLEQVLRPGFAFRYGSGMMADKLLTGRSARVIVTMGMPRAVYELFFLAHSVRSFERNILKFVGVSPVRRTIIGSVEAGDKHRRRWLETVAALGAAGA; encoded by the coding sequence ATGGCGCGACGCAGGATTCTCATCATCGACGGACACCCCGACGCCGATCCGGCGCGTTTCGTGCATGTGCAGGCGTCGGCCTATGCCGAGGGCGGGGCTGGGCATGACATTCAAACCGTGCGGATCGCCGATCTCGATTTTCCGGTTCTCCGCGATCCCAAGGCCTGGATGGAACAGCCTGCGCCCGCGTCCATTGCGGCCGCGCAAAAGCAGATCGAGTGGGCCGAACACCTTGTCATCCTCTATCCCCTCTGGCTCGGCGACATGCCGGCGCTGCTCAAGGCTTTTCTCGAACAGGTGCTGCGGCCGGGTTTCGCGTTCCGCTATGGAAGCGGCATGATGGCCGACAAGCTGCTGACCGGCCGCTCCGCGCGTGTGATCGTCACCATGGGGATGCCGCGAGCGGTCTATGAGCTGTTCTTCCTTGCGCACAGCGTCAGGAGTTTCGAACGCAATATCCTCAAATTCGTTGGCGTCTCGCCGGTCCGGCGAACCATCATCGGCTCCGTGGAGGCCGGCGACAAACATCGCCGGCGCTGGCTGGAGACGGTCGCAGCGCTGGGGGCAGCGGGCGCGTAG
- a CDS encoding tyrosine-type recombinase/integrase: MGQTIRLAGTYSLKYNFQDDMQRGFARRTRLDLLLNRYVDILWEPGSHKYNVTSFIGELDEILLGAEFSAFTDAMMDTLVAGLRQRGNSNATINRKMAALSKLLRKAYKMGDIRSLPEFKRLKEKAGRVRFLEPEEEARLFAAISEKSDLYGRFCVFLIDTGARLGEGIGLRWQDIQGERVTFWLTKSGKSRSVPLTERASAAIQACEKRKRGPFANIVQAQFRAAWNEAKQEVGLGTEPDVVPHILRHTCASRLVQGGIDIRRVQTWLGHQTLQMTMRYAHLASGDLDICVPILERAARSTAK, from the coding sequence ATGGGGCAAACCATTCGATTGGCTGGGACATACAGCCTGAAGTACAATTTTCAGGACGATATGCAGCGAGGCTTCGCCCGGCGCACACGCCTCGACCTTCTGCTGAACCGTTACGTCGACATCCTCTGGGAACCGGGTTCTCACAAATACAATGTGACATCCTTTATCGGCGAACTCGATGAGATTCTGCTCGGCGCGGAGTTTTCTGCGTTCACCGATGCGATGATGGACACGCTGGTCGCCGGCCTGCGTCAGCGCGGCAACAGTAATGCCACGATCAACCGGAAGATGGCCGCGCTGAGCAAGCTCCTGCGCAAGGCCTACAAGATGGGCGATATCCGCAGCTTGCCTGAGTTCAAGCGCCTCAAGGAGAAGGCGGGGCGTGTCCGCTTTCTGGAACCGGAGGAGGAAGCGCGGCTTTTCGCAGCCATTTCGGAGAAATCCGACCTCTACGGCCGGTTCTGTGTCTTCCTTATCGATACCGGCGCGCGGCTCGGCGAGGGCATCGGCCTTCGCTGGCAGGACATACAGGGCGAGCGCGTCACCTTCTGGCTGACGAAGAGCGGCAAGAGCCGCTCCGTCCCTCTCACCGAGCGGGCATCTGCCGCGATCCAGGCTTGCGAGAAGCGAAAGCGCGGGCCGTTCGCAAACATCGTCCAGGCGCAGTTCCGGGCTGCCTGGAATGAGGCGAAGCAGGAAGTCGGGCTGGGGACGGAACCGGACGTCGTTCCGCACATCCTGCGTCACACCTGCGCCTCCCGGCTCGTCCAGGGCGGCATCGACATCCGGCGCGTCCAGACCTGGCTTGGCCATCAAACGCTGCAGATGACCATGCGCTATGCGCATCTGGCCTCCGGCGACCTCGACATCTGCGTGCCGATCCTCGAGCGCGCGGCGCGCAGCACGGCGAAGTAG
- a CDS encoding porin — translation MNIKSLLIGSAAALAAVSGAQAADAIVAAEPEPMEYVRVCDAFGTGFFYIPGTETCLKIGGFVRFQTSFGRDEIGDVFQGKDNDRSDWDAHTLVDINLDARSDTELGTLRGFVNIEAASGGKNRSIGLTEDVSVNYGRSDNSFFIDEAFIELGGFKVGRFYSWWDSGINGENDSLGNETNFDSIAYTYDGGTWRAGISLDELSGRWSQDEVTDALGGIPVTLPLLGTHHDLGVAATVGFSLGGVNLDVLGGYDGWADEGAIRAILSADVGPGTFQLAGIWASDPNAYWVASEWTVAASYAFKATEKLTITPAAQYFGDLGFDSDADMWRVGLTVGYQVVEGLDLLATVDYNNVDVSGAADEDFTRGFLRLQRNF, via the coding sequence ATGAACATCAAGAGCCTTCTCATCGGCTCCGCTGCGGCTCTCGCAGCAGTTTCCGGCGCACAGGCCGCCGACGCTATCGTCGCTGCCGAACCGGAACCCATGGAATACGTTCGCGTCTGCGACGCCTTCGGCACCGGCTTCTTCTACATCCCGGGCACCGAAACCTGCCTCAAGATCGGCGGCTTCGTTCGCTTCCAGACCTCGTTCGGTCGCGACGAAATCGGCGACGTGTTCCAGGGTAAGGACAACGATCGCTCGGATTGGGATGCTCACACGCTGGTTGACATCAACCTCGACGCACGTTCGGACACCGAACTTGGTACGCTCCGCGGCTTCGTAAACATCGAAGCAGCTTCCGGCGGCAAGAATCGGTCGATCGGCCTTACTGAAGACGTCAGTGTAAACTATGGCCGTTCCGATAACAGCTTCTTCATCGACGAAGCCTTCATCGAACTCGGTGGCTTCAAGGTCGGTCGTTTCTACAGCTGGTGGGATAGCGGCATCAACGGCGAAAACGATTCGCTTGGCAATGAGACCAATTTCGACTCCATCGCTTACACCTACGATGGCGGCACCTGGCGTGCAGGCATCTCGCTCGACGAACTCTCGGGTCGTTGGAGCCAGGACGAAGTTACGGATGCGCTCGGCGGCATTCCGGTTACGCTTCCGCTTCTGGGCACCCATCATGACCTTGGCGTTGCCGCCACGGTTGGCTTCTCGCTCGGTGGCGTGAACCTCGACGTTCTCGGCGGTTACGACGGTTGGGCTGACGAAGGCGCAATCCGCGCTATCCTGTCGGCTGACGTTGGCCCGGGCACCTTCCAGCTCGCTGGCATCTGGGCTTCCGACCCGAACGCTTACTGGGTTGCTTCCGAGTGGACCGTTGCTGCTTCCTACGCCTTCAAGGCAACGGAAAAGCTCACGATCACCCCGGCAGCTCAGTACTTCGGTGACCTCGGCTTCGACAGCGACGCTGACATGTGGCGCGTTGGTCTGACCGTCGGCTACCAGGTCGTCGAAGGTCTCGACCTCCTCGCAACGGTTGACTACAACAACGTTGACGTTTCGGGCGCAGCCGACGAAGACTTCACCCGCGGCTTCCTTCGTCTGCAGCGCAACTTCTAA
- a CDS encoding alpha/beta fold hydrolase encodes MTHSTSRFITAQDGLRLHARDYAPAGGGNDRRPLVCLPGLSRNGRDFHRFALLVSQDPVSPRRVVSLDYRGRGLSAYDENPANYNVPMECGDVIATCAALGIDEALFVGTSRGGLILHVMAALRPDLITAAVLNDIGPEIEAAGLKEIRDYLAKRSFPASFTDAADTLEAIHGPTFPALARADWLEMAEAIYREKDGQLVADHDSKLVDQLQAIDFSKPLPTLWPQFELLARKPLLAVRGEHSRVFSKETLARMAAHGSNVETTTAKGQGHAPLLHHPELFSRIKAFLGHL; translated from the coding sequence ATGACACATTCCACCAGCCGCTTCATCACCGCTCAGGACGGGCTGCGGCTTCACGCACGGGACTATGCACCAGCCGGCGGCGGGAACGATCGCCGCCCCCTCGTCTGTCTGCCGGGCCTCAGCCGGAACGGACGGGATTTCCATCGCTTCGCCCTGCTGGTGTCACAGGATCCCGTCTCGCCTCGCCGCGTCGTCAGCCTCGACTATCGCGGGCGCGGCCTTTCCGCCTATGACGAGAACCCGGCCAACTACAATGTGCCGATGGAATGCGGCGACGTCATCGCCACCTGCGCGGCGCTCGGCATCGATGAGGCGCTTTTCGTCGGCACATCGCGCGGCGGGCTGATCCTGCACGTCATGGCAGCCCTGCGGCCGGATCTCATCACCGCCGCCGTCCTCAATGATATCGGCCCCGAAATCGAGGCTGCCGGTCTCAAAGAGATTCGCGATTATCTGGCGAAACGCTCCTTCCCGGCCAGCTTCACGGACGCCGCCGATACGCTGGAAGCCATTCATGGCCCGACATTCCCCGCGCTGGCACGGGCCGACTGGCTCGAAATGGCCGAAGCCATCTATCGGGAGAAGGACGGCCAGCTCGTCGCTGACCATGATTCGAAGCTGGTGGATCAACTGCAGGCCATCGATTTCAGCAAGCCGCTGCCGACGCTCTGGCCGCAATTCGAGCTTCTCGCCCGCAAGCCCCTGCTCGCAGTGCGGGGCGAACATTCCCGGGTGTTCTCGAAGGAGACGCTGGCGCGCATGGCGGCGCATGGCTCGAACGTGGAAACGACGACCGCAAAAGGCCAGGGCCACGCCCCCCTCCTTCACCATCCCGAGCTGTTCTCCAGGATAAAGGCGTTCCTGGGCCACCTCTAG